Proteins found in one Planctomycetaceae bacterium genomic segment:
- a CDS encoding AraC family transcriptional regulator: protein MRQGLKRASVLPQKNIANSFLYQPGRNYDCWMCDAVVLPALERLGIEKVYIVTHCGKDQYREPSFPCYLVSAQVRGAGASLFDGTWHMVSAPGVHLCCPGQQVQTHSVGRPPHQFVQVRYRADCEDPIVRGITSQQVLSADIDSLRLAAEGLRHEHQTSGNQHLMAHWAGLIDVCAKELIDRSRPPSRLRPVWKAVDADLTHRWTLDEMSEIVNLSVQHLRRVSIAETGVSPMRYVARLRLERAAILIRSERTSIERVAWAVGFSTRHAFTRAFIRHFGTTPGRFRQQMKG, encoded by the coding sequence ATGCGCCAAGGTCTGAAAAGAGCAAGCGTGTTGCCCCAAAAGAACATCGCCAATTCCTTCCTTTATCAGCCCGGTCGCAATTACGATTGCTGGATGTGCGATGCCGTAGTGCTGCCGGCTCTGGAGAGGTTGGGCATCGAGAAGGTTTACATCGTTACCCACTGCGGGAAAGACCAGTACCGCGAGCCGTCATTCCCCTGCTATCTGGTGTCGGCCCAGGTCCGGGGAGCGGGGGCATCTCTGTTCGACGGAACCTGGCATATGGTGTCTGCCCCCGGCGTTCACCTCTGTTGCCCCGGCCAGCAGGTGCAGACTCATTCGGTCGGCCGCCCCCCGCATCAGTTTGTCCAAGTCCGCTATCGGGCCGATTGCGAAGATCCAATTGTGCGAGGGATCACGTCCCAGCAGGTGCTTTCCGCCGACATCGATTCGTTGCGACTGGCCGCCGAAGGCCTGCGGCACGAGCATCAGACCAGCGGCAACCAACACCTGATGGCCCACTGGGCGGGGCTGATCGATGTATGCGCGAAGGAGTTGATCGATCGCTCTCGCCCCCCCAGCCGGTTGCGACCAGTCTGGAAGGCCGTCGATGCCGACCTGACCCACCGCTGGACGCTGGACGAGATGTCCGAAATCGTCAACCTCTCCGTCCAGCACTTGCGGCGCGTCAGCATCGCCGAGACAGGGGTCAGCCCCATGCGCTACGTCGCGCGCCTGCGTCTTGAGCGGGCAGCGATACTGATCCGATCCGAAAGAACCAGCATCGAGCGCGTTGCCTGGGCGGTCGGATTCTCGACGCGCCACGCGTTTACGCGGGCATTTATCCGGCACTTTGGCACGACGCCCGGCAGGTTCCGTCAACAAATGAAGGGATAG
- a CDS encoding DNRLRE domain-containing protein, which yields MILLVLAVAVLPAAAWGEPVLLNGDFETFGADLTGHAVFGETEGRYALPNWINLTLDPAHAFMACGEYAAYESTPSTSRYLRLADPDGQVTPYKTGRIAQDLGVMTAGETYIFTAEAFNSRINPNTFQAIGSFIGVAGGADADTLRAAAPLGGTAAQTVAVATGTGEFNFQYTATEADAGNHLYIRLDAYQNPAGVYMYGGVDNARLTVLVDGKINVAGKGAAGVRSEIGTDLTTEYVFRQDAPITINGQAVTTVVEGEPQPVVYTGTQDTYVWAGDAGTANTHGNDGSMTIDPSASGSSYDQAQGFLQFQGIFGSGPGQIAAGTPVHTAVLDLSQTNGIGYAPWWVYARRMNGSWDEDTLTWDNVTLNGNTEPGLQYDGVEAQNAIAWIIPAGARYAYFRYAINMTGEIAYFSDHPDENYGWALPPTALFDTKGMDVTTSEGGEAERPALRVYVDLGQTITTMAQGQTYVFELGDLAGFDQLLAYKFGAVNEAILDLNGSILEIGLLDGAAISPGAYRLLLADTLTGEFDQIILPSIAGLTWDTSGLTAGGDGFIRVIPEPASVSLFALGAVTALARRRRK from the coding sequence GTGATCTTGCTGGTCTTGGCCGTGGCCGTTCTTCCGGCGGCGGCCTGGGGCGAGCCGGTCCTGCTCAACGGCGACTTTGAGACCTTCGGCGCCGACCTGACGGGGCACGCGGTCTTCGGCGAGACCGAGGGGCGCTACGCGCTGCCCAATTGGATCAACCTGACGCTCGACCCGGCGCATGCCTTCATGGCCTGTGGCGAGTATGCGGCCTACGAGTCGACCCCCAGCACCAGCCGTTATCTTCGCCTGGCCGACCCGGACGGGCAGGTCACGCCGTACAAGACCGGACGCATCGCGCAAGACCTGGGCGTGATGACGGCCGGCGAGACGTATATCTTCACGGCAGAGGCGTTCAACTCGCGAATCAACCCCAACACCTTCCAGGCCATCGGCAGCTTCATCGGCGTTGCGGGCGGGGCCGACGCCGACACCCTGCGGGCCGCTGCGCCCCTGGGCGGCACGGCTGCGCAGACCGTGGCGGTCGCCACCGGCACGGGCGAGTTCAACTTCCAGTACACCGCCACCGAGGCCGACGCGGGCAACCATCTCTACATCCGCCTGGACGCCTACCAGAACCCCGCTGGCGTGTACATGTACGGCGGCGTGGACAACGCGCGGCTGACGGTCCTGGTCGACGGCAAGATCAATGTCGCCGGCAAAGGCGCTGCCGGTGTGCGAAGCGAAATCGGCACGGACCTGACGACCGAGTACGTCTTCCGCCAGGATGCGCCGATTACGATCAACGGCCAAGCCGTGACCACCGTCGTCGAGGGCGAGCCCCAGCCGGTGGTCTACACGGGCACGCAGGACACGTACGTATGGGCGGGCGACGCGGGTACGGCCAACACCCACGGCAACGATGGCAGCATGACCATCGACCCATCGGCGAGCGGGTCGAGCTACGACCAGGCGCAGGGATTCCTGCAGTTCCAGGGCATCTTCGGCAGCGGGCCCGGGCAGATTGCCGCGGGCACGCCCGTGCATACGGCTGTCCTGGACCTCTCGCAGACCAACGGCATCGGCTACGCCCCTTGGTGGGTGTACGCCCGCCGGATGAACGGCTCGTGGGATGAAGACACGCTCACCTGGGACAACGTCACGCTCAACGGCAACACCGAGCCGGGCTTGCAGTATGACGGCGTGGAAGCCCAGAACGCCATCGCCTGGATCATCCCGGCCGGCGCCCGCTATGCGTACTTCCGGTACGCCATCAACATGACCGGCGAGATCGCGTACTTCTCCGATCACCCCGACGAGAACTACGGCTGGGCTCTGCCGCCGACGGCTTTGTTCGACACCAAGGGCATGGACGTGACCACCTCCGAGGGCGGCGAGGCGGAGCGCCCCGCCCTGCGCGTGTACGTGGACCTCGGCCAGACGATCACGACGATGGCCCAGGGGCAGACCTACGTCTTCGAACTGGGCGACCTCGCGGGCTTCGACCAGCTCCTGGCGTACAAGTTCGGGGCCGTCAACGAGGCGATCCTCGACCTCAACGGCTCGATCCTGGAGATCGGCCTGCTGGACGGGGCGGCGATTTCGCCGGGGGCATACCGCCTGCTGCTGGCCGACACGCTGACGGGCGAGTTCGACCAGATCATCCTGCCCAGCATCGCCGGCCTCACGTGGGACACCAGCGGTCTGACCGCCGGCGGCGACGGATTCATCCGCGTCATCCCCGAGCCCGCCTCGGTGTCATTGTTTGCGCTGGGAGCCGTTACGGCCTTGGCGCGCCGGCGTCGAAAATAG
- a CDS encoding DNRLRE domain-containing protein: MKHLAISVLVAAVLAGASAAPAAEVLFQDGLNSYAGTEDTSLVQNAANNNYGGRTTLIMGPPGSGQQRAPIIQFDLSSIAGQYESIESMKLRFWVSNTSSSATFNLNLLREGNAGWVEGSSNGTTETGTSTWNYRVYNTQQWLGGTSGARLAADVYGAVATFTLSTATTPVGTMVEINVDPAALAANVDTLTEIVDLWTRGGGSDNAGFQIYGGYNASWQVHSSESATPAMRPQLVIEYSPIPEPASALLLVLGALAASARRRRWK, from the coding sequence ATGAAGCATCTGGCGATCTCAGTTCTGGTCGCGGCGGTGCTGGCGGGTGCCTCGGCGGCGCCGGCGGCGGAGGTGCTGTTCCAGGACGGACTGAACAGCTACGCTGGCACTGAAGACACGTCCCTGGTGCAGAATGCAGCCAACAACAACTACGGCGGGCGGACGACGCTCATCATGGGCCCGCCCGGTTCCGGCCAGCAGCGGGCTCCCATCATCCAGTTCGACCTGAGCTCGATCGCCGGGCAGTACGAGAGCATCGAGTCGATGAAGCTGCGATTCTGGGTCTCCAACACCTCCTCCAGCGCCACCTTCAACCTGAACCTGCTGCGCGAAGGCAACGCCGGATGGGTCGAGGGATCGTCTAACGGAACGACCGAGACCGGCACTTCAACGTGGAACTATCGCGTGTACAACACCCAGCAGTGGCTTGGCGGCACCAGCGGAGCGCGGCTGGCGGCCGACGTCTACGGGGCCGTGGCGACCTTCACGCTGTCCACCGCGACTACCCCCGTCGGCACGATGGTCGAGATCAACGTCGACCCCGCTGCTCTGGCAGCCAATGTCGACACGCTGACGGAGATCGTCGATCTCTGGACGCGAGGCGGCGGGTCCGACAACGCCGGGTTCCAGATCTACGGCGGTTACAACGCCTCCTGGCAGGTTCATTCCAGCGAGTCGGCCACACCCGCCATGCGTCCGCAACTGGTGATCGAATATTCCCCCATTCCCGAGCCCGCCTCGGCCTTGCTGTTGGTGCTCGGTGCCTTGGCGGCATCAGCACGCCGACGACGATGGAAATAG
- a CDS encoding PEP-CTERM sorting domain-containing protein, which translates to MSVDDSGQDILLTVIPEPATACLLAIGGLGVLLKRMRHRK; encoded by the coding sequence TTGAGCGTAGACGATTCCGGCCAGGACATTCTCCTGACGGTCATCCCCGAGCCGGCGACGGCCTGCCTGCTGGCCATCGGCGGGCTGGGTGTGCTGCTGAAGCGCATGAGGCATAGAAAATGA
- a CDS encoding substrate-binding domain-containing protein: protein MSRPDAVLTTGVWEWQIRPDEITVPLVATEYPPNPSIRAAYVLLDYRASGQMAAQHLTDAGFRHLTYWYMGSSWALDAQRDGFEQAARDAGATVHELDWSKRGPGFFWDYADQRRWLVQHVSAMPKPLGLFVDSDWTALDALAALDEAAIAVPEEVAVISCYNIEPICEGASVPLTSIDMDWHAQGYQAAAVLDGMLKGKRPPRKPVYVAPREVVVRQSSDVTAVAHPGVAKAMQIIRQRYGDPELTIQRLADDVGISIIALNKAFKKHLGCSPSTRLRQRRIRAVEELLKSTKLHVKEIAARCGYGTVNHMIYILRQATGLSPTAWRRTFTANIASRD from the coding sequence ATGTCCCGCCCCGACGCGGTGCTGACAACAGGCGTGTGGGAGTGGCAGATCCGCCCGGACGAGATTACGGTTCCCCTGGTCGCCACCGAATACCCACCCAACCCATCCATCCGCGCCGCCTACGTGCTTCTAGACTACCGCGCCAGCGGGCAGATGGCCGCACAGCACCTTACCGACGCGGGCTTTCGACACTTGACCTACTGGTATATGGGCTCAAGTTGGGCCCTGGACGCACAGCGCGACGGGTTCGAGCAGGCCGCCCGCGACGCGGGAGCGACCGTGCATGAACTGGATTGGTCGAAGCGCGGGCCGGGGTTCTTCTGGGACTACGCCGACCAGCGCCGCTGGCTCGTCCAGCATGTCTCGGCCATGCCCAAGCCGCTGGGGCTGTTCGTCGACAGCGACTGGACCGCCCTGGACGCCCTGGCCGCGCTGGACGAGGCCGCAATCGCCGTGCCCGAAGAAGTCGCCGTCATCTCCTGCTACAACATCGAACCGATCTGCGAAGGCGCGTCGGTTCCTCTGACCAGTATCGACATGGACTGGCACGCCCAGGGCTATCAGGCGGCGGCCGTGCTCGATGGCATGCTGAAGGGCAAGAGACCGCCCCGCAAGCCGGTGTACGTGGCGCCGCGCGAGGTGGTGGTGCGCCAGAGCAGCGACGTGACTGCCGTGGCGCACCCGGGAGTCGCCAAGGCCATGCAGATCATCCGCCAGCGCTATGGCGATCCGGAGTTGACGATCCAGAGGCTGGCCGACGATGTGGGGATCTCGATCATCGCGTTGAACAAGGCTTTCAAGAAGCACCTGGGCTGCTCGCCGAGCACGCGTCTGCGCCAGCGGCGGATACGGGCGGTGGAGGAGTTGCTTAAGAGCACAAAGCTTCACGTCAAGGAGATCGCCGCCCGCTGCGGGTACGGGACGGTCAACCACATGATCTACATCCTGCGCCAGGCCACCGGCTTGTCTCCCACCGCGTGGCGAAGAACCTTCACCGCGAATATCGCGTCGCGGGATTAG
- a CDS encoding right-handed parallel beta-helix repeat-containing protein → MRLYLSSLTCLLLAAASAAGEIHVSPAGSDAADGTAAAPFATLAKARDAMRATIAGGMSADATIVLHGGKYYLDEPLRLDERDGGRGGHSVVYKSAAGEQAVLYAGKPVTGWQKWKGQIYRAPVPKDRRFFQLFNGLRDEPMARTPNRGSGYLGGRGAGRDGYFYPAGVLPDKFDFADANVFIWMKSNWFSNFCQVMAVDFAARRLTVSPQAGLEPYGGRAWIQGVLELLDEPGEWCLKHKEGWLYYWPRGPIERQEIVIPTAPRVLDIRGSGPDKQVSNIRIEGLTLGGTDFASSFGLAGNNSFSDANGAIHIENAHHITVEACKILNAGMAGVYMAGRAKNNTLKNCWIERAGFAGIYMCGFRPGDPQFTSAAESDVNKGHVITNNFIHDCGLFAGHGVGIQFYQSGDNEISHNRIARTPRYGISYKGLRMGALGKTLYGKAKTLETYFEAAHGRNVHVAYNDISNVCRDSHDCGAIESWGVGRDCVWEYNALHDIDKAVDWNGYGFVIYGDDGSHYLTMRGNVIYHCYGGGLFGMTNLKGLDNALENNVVADSSFGRTVTVFPQYEPGGNISISHNIFNMRGGLYTTGMNRAARLKEIDYNVIFPPHREFRRHGFDPHSVQEDPQFDRKGPAWDSTYADYALKPASPALKLGFKPIPLEKIGLTKDFPFDKSLMFRKAAADRIQAEDYDRMQALRTIGGTGVYDMGNGAWARYVNVDFGAGGHKTFKLMGDLGKDTTVTVHLDNPTGPVVATIKSADAKGAHLHTAPAAGATGAHTVYLVFTGGGFVDWFTFE, encoded by the coding sequence ATGCGATTGTATCTGTCCAGTTTGACGTGCTTGCTGCTGGCTGCGGCGTCTGCGGCAGGCGAGATCCATGTTTCGCCTGCCGGCAGCGACGCGGCCGACGGAACCGCTGCGGCGCCCTTTGCCACCCTTGCCAAGGCGCGCGACGCGATGCGGGCGACGATCGCCGGCGGGATGTCCGCTGACGCGACCATCGTCCTCCACGGCGGCAAGTATTACCTCGACGAGCCGCTGCGCCTCGACGAACGCGACGGCGGGCGAGGCGGACACTCTGTCGTCTACAAATCCGCCGCCGGCGAGCAGGCGGTGCTGTACGCCGGCAAGCCGGTCACCGGATGGCAGAAGTGGAAGGGGCAGATCTATCGCGCGCCGGTGCCCAAGGACCGGCGGTTCTTCCAGCTCTTCAACGGTCTGCGCGACGAGCCGATGGCCCGCACGCCCAATCGCGGCAGCGGGTATCTCGGCGGCCGCGGCGCCGGGCGCGACGGGTACTTCTACCCCGCCGGCGTGCTGCCGGACAAGTTCGACTTCGCCGACGCCAACGTCTTCATCTGGATGAAGAGCAACTGGTTCTCGAACTTCTGCCAGGTGATGGCCGTCGACTTCGCCGCCCGCCGCCTGACGGTCAGCCCGCAGGCGGGGCTGGAGCCCTACGGCGGTCGGGCGTGGATCCAGGGCGTGCTCGAACTGCTCGACGAGCCTGGGGAGTGGTGCCTCAAGCACAAGGAAGGCTGGCTGTACTATTGGCCTCGCGGGCCCATCGAGCGCCAGGAGATCGTCATTCCCACCGCCCCGCGCGTGCTGGACATCCGCGGCAGCGGGCCTGACAAGCAGGTCTCCAACATCCGCATCGAAGGCCTGACCCTCGGCGGGACCGACTTCGCGTCGAGCTTCGGCCTGGCGGGCAACAACAGCTTTTCCGACGCCAACGGCGCCATCCACATCGAGAACGCCCACCACATCACCGTCGAGGCCTGCAAGATCCTCAACGCGGGCATGGCCGGGGTATACATGGCCGGGCGCGCGAAAAATAACACGCTCAAGAACTGCTGGATCGAGCGGGCGGGCTTCGCGGGGATCTACATGTGCGGGTTCCGTCCCGGCGATCCGCAGTTCACCTCGGCCGCCGAGTCGGACGTCAACAAGGGGCACGTCATCACGAACAATTTCATCCACGACTGCGGGCTCTTCGCCGGCCACGGCGTGGGCATCCAGTTCTACCAATCGGGCGACAACGAGATTTCGCACAACCGCATCGCCCGCACGCCGCGCTACGGCATCAGCTACAAGGGTCTGCGAATGGGCGCGCTGGGCAAGACACTTTACGGAAAAGCCAAGACGCTTGAGACGTACTTCGAAGCGGCGCACGGGCGCAACGTGCATGTGGCATACAACGACATCTCCAACGTCTGCCGCGACAGCCACGACTGCGGCGCCATCGAGAGCTGGGGCGTCGGGCGCGACTGCGTGTGGGAGTACAACGCCCTGCACGATATCGACAAGGCCGTCGACTGGAACGGCTACGGGTTCGTGATCTACGGCGACGACGGCAGCCACTACCTGACGATGCGGGGCAACGTGATCTATCACTGCTACGGCGGCGGGCTGTTCGGCATGACGAACCTCAAGGGCCTCGACAACGCCCTGGAGAACAACGTCGTCGCCGACAGCAGCTTCGGCCGCACGGTCACGGTCTTCCCGCAGTACGAACCTGGGGGGAACATCTCGATCTCGCACAACATCTTTAACATGCGCGGCGGGCTGTATACCACGGGCATGAACCGCGCCGCGCGGCTCAAGGAGATCGACTACAACGTGATCTTCCCGCCGCACCGGGAGTTCCGCCGCCACGGGTTCGACCCGCACAGCGTGCAGGAAGACCCGCAGTTCGACCGCAAGGGCCCGGCGTGGGATTCGACATACGCCGATTACGCCCTCAAGCCCGCCAGCCCCGCGCTCAAGCTGGGTTTCAAGCCCATCCCGCTGGAAAAGATCGGCCTGACCAAAGACTTCCCCTTCGACAAGTCGCTGATGTTCCGCAAGGCCGCGGCTGACCGCATCCAGGCCGAGGACTACGACCGCATGCAAGCCCTGCGCACCATCGGGGGCACGGGCGTCTACGACATGGGCAACGGCGCCTGGGCCCGCTACGTCAACGTGGACTTCGGCGCCGGCGGGCACAAGACCTTCAAGCTGATGGGTGATCTGGGCAAGGACACGACCGTCACGGTACACTTGGACAATCCGACCGGTCCAGTCGTCGCGACAATCAAGAGCGCCGACGCCAAAGGCGCGCATCTCCACACCGCCCCCGCCGCCGGCGCCACCGGCGCACACACGGTCTATCTGGTCTTCACCGGCGGCGGTTTCGTCGACTGGTTCACATTCGAGTAA